In one window of Plasmodium berghei ANKA genome assembly, chromosome: 14 DNA:
- a CDS encoding ATP-dependent Clp protease adapter protein ClpS, putative, with protein MTKYLNILFFALLYVYFFKRTNTYNKQNFNSNLNFINSRKFKIISNRYIYNSPLKSKNKKNVTYASGNTNLENIKKLRNVIKDIKKESKREYADEEKLKREKEAYAWKVILYNDDIHNFTYVTDVIVKVIGYISKAKAHTITVEAHSTGQALILSTWKAKAEMYCEEFQKNGLTVSIIHESQLKGEK; from the exons ATGActaaatatttaaacattcttttttttgcattattatatgtatacttTTTCAAGAGAACAAATACATATAACAAACAAAATTTCAATAGTaatttgaattttattaattcacgaaaatttaaaataattagtaatcgatatatatataatagtcCATTAAAG TccaagaataaaaaaaatgttacaTATGCAAGTGGGAATACAAATCTCgaaaacattaaaaaacttag aAATGTAATAAAGGACATCAAAAAAGAGAGCAAAAGAGAGTATGCTGAcgaagaaaaattaaagagaGAGAAAGAAGCATATGCATGGAAAGTTATCCTATATAATGATGATATTCACAA TTTCACATATGTAACCGATGTAATTGTAAAGGTAATTGGATATATAAGTAAAGCCAAGGCTCATACAATCACTGTTGAAGCTCATAGCACAGGCCAGGCTCTCATTCTATCCACATGGAAAGCGAAAGCAGAAATGTACTGTGAAG AATTTCAGAAAAATGGATTAACTGTTTCGATTATTCATGAAAGCCAATTAAAAGGGGAAAAGTAA
- a CDS encoding ras-related protein Rab-11A yields the protein MSMKEDYYDYLFKIVLIGDSGVGKSNLLSRFTRDEFNLESKSTIGVEFATKSIQLKNDKIIKAQIWDTAGQERYRAITSAYYRGAVGALLVYDITKKNTFENIEKWLKELRDNADSNIVILLVGNKSDLKHLRVINDNDATQFAKKEKLAFIETSALEATNVELAFHQLLNEIYNVRQKKQATKSEDNVNIQPRGKKINVDNDNDEDEKKTKTKCC from the exons ATGTCAATGAAAGAGGATTATTACGATTACCTTTTTAAAA ttGTCCTAATTGGAGATTCGGGAGTAGGAAAATCAAACCTGCTTTCCAG ATTTACAAGGGATGAATTTAACTTAGAAAGTAAAAGTACTATAGGCGTAGAATTCGCTACAAAAAGTattcaattaaaaaatgataaaattataaaagcACAAATATGGGATACAGCAGGCCAAGAAAGATATAGAGCCATTACTTCGGCATATTATCGAGGAGCAGTAGGGGCATTGCTAGTTTATGAtataactaaaaaaaatacctttgaaaatattgaaaaatggTTAAAAGAATTAAGAGATAATGCCGACTCAAacattgttattttattggTTGGTAATAAAAGCGATTTAAAGCATTTGCGTgtaataaatgataatgatgCAACTCAATTTgcaaaaaaagaaaaattagcTTTTATTGAAACTTCAGCTCTTGAAGCTACTAATGTGGAATTAGCATTTCACCAGTTATTAAACG AAATCTATAATGTCAGACAAAAAAAGCAAGCCACCAAAAGTGAAGATAATGTAAACATCCAACCAcgaggaaaaaaaattaat gtggataatgataatgatgaagatgaaaaaaaaacaaaaacaaaatgcTGTTGA
- a CDS encoding protein phosphatase PP2A regulatory subunit A, putative, with amino-acid sequence MVSEKGEEILNGIQSIDNKTRLKYMKELKELCKIIKVEKTKEELIEFLYNMIEDDYDVLFELSKNLIYLTNFLSDINSCYFLFDLILNFVIAYEKEININGYNAFKNYINKCDANTLTNIIYPKIVSLSKDESDNYRIGGSKILHIIIDRCVYENQATYIKTFINLFLDLCQDQSILVKKSCCDKFCKFIEILKRYRDCLYNSKCVLTGDIIIEDDISFNKNNAYGGKNLKKKSSVQNAVKLKNCINDDKFEKRESEDGKKKGKICIFTSGDKQNNHINGTTPDTQNNVEDRASQSEINEIKLNKFDEKMYIFIEKTWEKAQEIYCSFFYSMHGMDEVKISAISILSETLSIDNKFVKDVESILTNICNDESWRVRAVLANNIHEILAAQKDDKLSMLVLLLLLKDLDGNVRSIVLNNLDKIFLYTKINVNILDEIYEDLKRDIDSNNIHLKISLCRLLCSLPDVLDKNGSIEYILPLLLLFIRIEESNLKSDLFICLHKISNIISFFDMKQIIIPLYQEIVKSKNWRLRFSLYHYLKFFDNFFLYQNKENISSNYLHFWNYIYTGAKDVSYSIRMEVLETLNFLIKNNTFAFFESGITYLLNNLKESKNYIFRITCLQYIANLIIYFPLQYIEENILKIIEFLSNDKISNIRYNIVKTIYYIKKYINHVLKVIKNDSYDQIISTVRELIDRKNRENKHNYDADGKRENNELIGDISNPNNNEYFQKLERKHNLFPNKENDVDNSYFINSISVSSYYYYDNMKNTDANKKRCESILKFISDKLILFMSDIDQDVSKASNSLIKDEFFFYISSVNTFNCICRPIK; translated from the coding sequence atggtGAGTGAAAAAGGGGAAGAAATACTAAATGGAATACAATctattgataataaaactcgtttaaaatatatgaaagagttaaaagaattatgcaaaataatcaaagtggaaaaaacaaaagaagaactaattgaatttttatataatatgataGAAGATGATTATGatgttttatttgaattatcaaaaaatttaatatatttaacaaaCTTTTTAAGTGATATTAATagttgttattttttatttgacttaatattaaattttgtaataGCTTATGAAAAAgagataaatataaatgggTACAAtgcttttaaaaattatattaataaatgtgATGCAAATACattaacaaatattatatacccTAAAATAGTAAGTTTATCCAAAGATGAAAGTGATAACTATCGTATTGGCGGAAGTAAAATTCTTCACATTATAATAGATAGGTGTGTATATGAAAATCAAgctacatatataaaaacatttatcAATTTGTTTTTAGATTTATGCCAAGATCAAAGTAtattagtaaaaaaatcatGCTGTGATAAATTTTGCAAGTTtatagaaatattaaaaaggtATAGAGATTGTTTATACAACTCTAAATGCGTACTTACTGGAGACATAATAATAGAAGATGACatatcatttaataaaaataatgcatatggtggtaaaaatttgaaaaaaaaatccagCGTACAAAATGCtgtaaaattaaaaaattgtatcaATGATGATAAATTCGAAAAACGAGAATCTGAAGAcggtaaaaaaaaaggcaaaatttgtatattcaCATCGGGAgacaaacaaaataatcatataaatGGAACTACACCTGATACACAAAATAATGTTGAAGATAGAGCATCACAAAGTGAgattaatgaaataaaactaaacaaatttgatgaaaaaatgtatatatttatagaaaaaacaTGGGAAAAAGCTCAGGAAATATATTgtagttttttttattcaatgCATGGTATGGATGAAGTAAAAATTAGTGctatatctatattaagCGAAACGTTAAGtattgataataaatttgtaaaaGACGTTGAAAGCATTTTAACTAATATATGCAATGATGAAAGCTGGAGAGTAAGAGCAGTACTagcaaataatatacacgAAATATTAGCAGCCCAAAAAGATGATAAATTGTCCATGCTtgttttgttattattattaaaagacTTAGATGGTAATGTTCGTAGTATTGtgttaaataatttagataaaatatttttatatacaaaaataaacgTAAATATACTTgatgaaatatatgaagATTTAAAAAGAGATATtgatagtaataatatccatttaaaaatatcattatGTAGATTGTTATGCTCTTTACCCGATGTACTAGACAAGAATGGATCTATTGAATATATACTTCCATTActtttactttttattaGAATCGAAGAAAGTAATTTAAAATCcgatttatttatttgcttacataaaatatcaaatattatatctttttttgaTATGAAACAAATTATCATACCTTTATATCAAGAAATTgtaaaaagtaaaaattgGAGATTGcgattttctttatatcaTTACTTAAAgttttttgataattttttcttatatcaaaataaagaaaatatatcttcaaattatttacatttttggaattatatatacacagGTGCAAAGGATGTGTCATATTCAATTAGAATGGAAGTACTTGAAACATTAAACTtcttaattaaaaataatacatttgCATTTTTTGAGAGTGGTATAACatatcttttaaataatttaaaagagtcaaaaaattatatttttagaattACTTGCCTGCAATATATAGccaatttaattatatatttccctttgcaatatatagaagaaaatattctCAAAATAATTGAATTTTTAAGTAACGATAAAATAAGCAATATTcgatataatattgttaagacaatatattacattaagaaatatattaatcatgttttaaaagtaataaaaaatgactCATATGACCAAATTATTAGCACCGTTAGAGAGCTCATCGATCGAAAGAACCgagaaaataaacataattaTGATGCAGATGGTAAAAGGGAAAATAATGAGCTTATTGGTGATATTAGCAAtccaaataataatgaatattttcaaaagtTAGAAAGAAAGCACAATTTGTTCccaaataaagaaaatgatgtagacaattcatattttattaattcaaTCTCAGTTTCATCATACTACTATTAtgataatatgaaaaatactgatgcaaataaaaaaagatgcGAAAGCAtcttaaaatttatatccGATAAgctcattttatttatgtcaGATATTGATCAAGATGTATCCAAAGCTTCTAATTCGCTCATAAAAGATgaattctttttttacataagTTCTGTAAATACATTTAATTGTATATGTAGGCcaatcaaataa
- a CDS encoding microsomal signal peptidase, putative has translation MRNIYSPKCFKNESFFHSKINLKFVSYNTKNDTHIYSAKINNGYAFRKNLNLKKIKNSLKSINNIPHSCYRTHLLKKYGLTKRREGYNINKDKIERYFNFVRIYHSLNFIKNIILCLLLIYGVNNYVFDMTLTSGSSMYPLINKNGVILFYICDCSLRLFNELRNIALYNYINILYKIYNIIHRNFDNINFVKVKNIIANKIENLTNKITSNKHVYKRGDVVLLISPVNSNKRVCKRIIGMEHDKLFVNDFNSFVEIPKNHIWVEGDNKLDSFDSRNYGCVNINLVIGKIFFLLDPFRSFSFITNKRNYEIEPNRFLYMSN, from the coding sequence atgaGAAATATATACTCGCCAAAATgctttaaaaatgaaagttTTTTTCATAGTAAGATTAATCTGAAATTCGTTAgttataatacaaaaaacgacacgcatatatattcagctaaaattaataatggATATGCATTTCggaaaaatttaaatttaaaaaaaataaaaaattccCTCAAaagtattaataatataccaCATTCATGTTATAGAACACATTtattaaagaaatatgGATTAACAAAAAGGCGAGAAggatataatataaataaagataaaattgagagatattttaattttgttagAATTTATCattcattaaattttataaaaaatataatactatGTTTGTTGCTTATTTATGGGGTAAATAATTACGTTTTTGACATGACACTTACTAGTGGTTCTAGTATGTATccattaataaataaaaatggggtaatattattttatatttgtgaTTGCTCTTTACGACTTTTTAACGAACTCCGGAATATtgcattatataattatataaatatattatataaaatttataatattattcatagaaattttgataacataaattttgtaaaagttaaaaacataatagCAAACAAAATTGAGaatttaacaaataaaataacatcAAATAAACATGTCTATAAAAGAGGTGATGTTGTATTGCTAATATCACCAGttaatagtaataaaagAGTGTGTAAGAGGATTATTGGAATGGAACatgataaattatttgtaaatgattttaattcatttgtTGAAATTCcaaaaaatcatatatgGGTAGAGGGCGATAATAAACTGGATTCTTTTGATAGTAGAAATTATGGGtgtgtaaatataaatttagtaattggaaaaatattttttctactAGACCCATTTAGAAgcttttcttttattaccAACAAAAGGAATTATGAAATTGAACCAAATCGATTTTTGTATATGTCTAATTAG
- a CDS encoding golgi protein 1, putative has protein sequence MISSKSIILLTLFTFICNTSEIYTFKNDCDFKFNVNLLNDVYDKYNGEPINGYENNENYCTNLESLNPIKSFWALKLKSLCTEETSILDKEVFANVCSKKYSSPHVTINDISLENKITNIGFVCAHFLYNNNKEIIKCIKHKVLGNYLDSYHIAFDLSIPHELLKQSNHIEDVLNFKDLENFPIVKRIVDDATCRIHSSVHIIMDKHDFYLLKSLIGLCTKLGFHTQFIITDNIHPLLYPSFKDIPYSLSSLNFAIQNSIIFYTRYEYYLYNLKISDIDHVLGSYISPSSLVLNQHNSYVTWLGLDKDNDIYMKKFNELYKIVGEIQYIERIIQCYSKYTSKYYEESIKYFLKYIPENKRDSMKNNPKIFIYIINGLCKDIPSVHQCAQKIISLESIYDLYFKNFMVNFLYYNVACIFNCSGSNLGNIINDEELWDVLVDYFSNSYLVNYKKTKNTNIINRVTGATTISDQKEKHTSEAYKQLSNAFYNNYDYDYLYSAKWKNELKLDDELSIFTPSDDAIEYEFYNYTFQALDLGSYVFFILKNEVEEDNICIMSSFIEENGKKYSRMNKYISDIFNKNNKRLLSYDSNGNETGLNNNDDENGADENGADENGADENGADENGADENGADENGADENVGESGKENGGENGNNLSNFNIFDDLLGGKNGNNFIDLFQNNKIFDHLYNHAEEDEDDEEDESISNPGEKYDEEKYKIETDNAYVYPLRKEYTLNELQEVHKADPSANEFDSKMRRHFFNSKLSAKEVFFTVKGVPSKIKNFYKYYYEIKKKLNKYNKVDEEKYNSLIELSKSDPYVFSKINVEFVCTKAGKWPVRGASGRWLSDVLCEAKFVPQLVYNHEYANANKGNGNVNGSGELDTNLYSLKKDTRLIGIEFETHKPHRCAISYLADEGQKTFIPVSAMDLIKAAVGYCMLHGFKTIWLADSAFDINTNIYLRYTSILEYGITYYEQTGFEIYNQTRLIPKLEYIASGMNIENNTIVSGTYKNKYNLISFPGTDLSFHLLMAKKVKSIIHNLKFDCHDWAFNGCGEYYTLMKKHPLNKYKDKKYDTIILDRQYSQEEKEKMYQCAFMHDNTFIELNKMFPKECTYNSRIGDCHKKVRKNIPCYDSHSCKYLIYLYNYFYKPLNHKNLLNEHFIKVSENLTRLARPYYLQSILSLEHDINIKKSKKQDTSYEDIALFILKNSIFYVTWVTSSEYWKRSMFVQDKNPFSINIESYDVKKELFCPVAYSHEYIGHMLVQFMKFPKNKNFQLDEK, from the coding sequence ATGATTTCTTCTAAgtcaataatattattaacactttttacttttatttgtaatacatcagaaatatatacttttaaaaatgactgtgatttcaaatttaatgtgaatttattaaatgatgtttacgataaatataatgggGAACCCATCAATGGCTACGAAAacaatgaaaattattgcACAAATTTAGAAAGTTTAAATCCGATTAAATCTTTTTGGGCACTAAAATTGAAATCTCTATGTACAGAAGAAACCTCGATATTGGATAAAGAAGTATTTGCTAATGTGTgcagtaaaaaatattctagTCCCCATGTTActataaatgatatatcactagaaaataaaattacaaatatCGGATTTGTATGTGCCCATTTCttatataacaataataaagaaattataaaatgtattaaacATAAAGTTTTAGGTAATTATTTAGATTCATATCATATTGCATTTGATTTATCAATACCCCATGAATTACTTAAGCAATCAAATCATATTGAAGatgtattaaattttaaagatCTAGAAAATTTTCCAATAGTTAAAAGAATAGTTGATGATGCAACATGTAGAATACACTCAAGTGTACACATTATTATGGATAAGcatgatttttatttattgaaaTCCTTAATTGGATTATGTACAAAATTAGGGTTTCATACCCAATTCATAATAACAGATAATATACACCCATTGTTGTATCCTTCATTTAAAGATATACCATATAGTTTAAGCTCATTAAATTTTGCAATCCAAAAcagtataatattttatacacgatatgaatattatttatataaccTTAAAATATCCGACATTGATCATGTATTAGGTTCTTATATATCACCTTCATCGTTAGTTTTAAATCAACATAATTCTTATGTTACATGGTTAGGATTAGATAAagataatgatatatatatgaagaaATTTAACGAGttgtataaaattgttGGAGAAATTCAATATATAGAAAGAATAATACAGTGTTATAGTAAATATAcatcaaaatattatgaagaaagtataaaatattttttaaaatatataccagaaaataaaagagattctatgaaaaataatcccaaaatatttatatatataattaatggGTTATGTAAAGATATTCCATCTGTTCATCAATGTGcccaaaaaattatttcattagaaagtatatatgatctttattttaaaaattttatggtaaattttctatattataatgtagcatgtatatttaattgTTCTGGATCAAACTTAggtaatataataaatgatgaaGAATTATGGGATGTTCTAGTAGATTATTTTTCCAATAGTTATTTagttaattataaaaaaacaaaaaatacaaatataatcaaTAGAGTAACTGGTGCTACTACAATAAGTGATCAAAAAGAAAAGCATACCTCAGAAGCATATAAACAGCTTTCCAATGCATtctataataattatgattatgattatttatatagtgcaaaatggaaaaatgaGCTCAAATTAGATGATGAACTTTCTATTTTTACTCCATCAGATGACGCTATTGaatatgaattttataattatactTTTCAAGCCCTTGACTTGGGAagttatgtattttttatacttaAAAATGAAGTAGAAGAAGAcaatatttgtataatgTCATCTTTCATAGAAGAAAATGGAAAGAAATATTCTcgtatgaataaatatatctccgatatttttaataaaaataataaaagattaCTTTCTTATGATAGTAATGGAAATGAGACTGGTCTCAACAATAATGACGATGAAAATGGTGCTGATGAAAATGGTGCTGATGAAAATGGTGCTGATGAAAATGGTGCTGATGAAAATGGTGCTGATGAAAATGGTGCTGATGAAAATGGTGCTGATGAAAATGTTGGAGAAAGCGGCAAAGAAAATGGTGGagaaaatggaaataatttGAGCAATTTCAACATATTCGATGACCTATTAGGAggaaaaaatggaaataattttattgatTTATTCCAAAATAACAAGATATTtgatcatttatataatcatGCTGAAGAAGACGAAGACGACGAAGAAGATGAATCTATTTCTAATCCTggtgaaaaatatgatgaagaaaaatataaaatcgAAACAGATAATGCATATGTATATCCACTAAGAAAAGAATATACTTTAAACGAATTACAAGAAGTTCATAAAGCAGATCCAAGTGCTAATGAATTCGATTCTAAAATGAGAcgacatttttttaatagtaAACTGTCAGCGAAAGAAGTTTTCTTCACTGTTAAAGGCGTCCcttcaaaaattaaaaatttttataaatattattatgaaataaaaaaaaaattaaataaatataataaagtcGATGAAGAGAAATATAACAGCCTAATTGAACTTTCTAAAAGTGATCCATAtgtattttcaaaaattaaCGTCGAATTTGTTTGTACCAAAGCAGGCAAATGGCCAGTTCGTGGAGCAAGTGGAAGATGGTTATCTGATGTTTTATGTGAAGCAAAATTTGTTCCACAATTGGTATATAATCATGAATATGCTAATGCAAACAAAGGCAATGGTAATGTTAATGGGTCTGGTGAATTAGACACAAATCTATATTCTTTGAAAAAGGATACTAGATTGATTGGTATTGAATTTGAAACTCATAAACCTCACAGATGCGCTATTAGCTATTTGGCAGACGAAGGACAAAAAACGTTTATACCAGTTTCTGCAATGGATTTAATTAAAGCAGCAGTAGGATATTGTATGTTACATGgttttaaaacaatatgGTTGGCCGATTCGGCTTTTGacataaatacaaatatttatttaagaTATACATCGATTTTAGAATATGGAATAACGTATTATGAACAAACTGGTTTTGAAATTTATAACCAAACAAGATTAATACCGAAACTAGAATATATTGCATCGGGTAtgaatattgaaaataatacgATTGTGTCTggtacatataaaaataaatataatttaataagtTTTCCAGGAACCGATTTAtcttttcatttattaatggcaaaaaaagtaaaaagcattattcataatttaaaatttgattGTCATGATTGGGCATTTAATGGTTGTGGagaatattatacattaatgaaaaaacatccattaaacaaatataaagataaaaaatatgatacaATAATTTTAGATAGGCAATATTCAcaagaagaaaaagaaaaaatgtatCAATGCGCATTTATGCATgataatacatttatagaattaaataaaatgttcCCAAAAGAATGCACATATAATTCAAGAATCGGTGATTGCCATAAAAAAGTAAGGAAAAATATTCCTTGCTATGATAGTCATTcatgtaaatatttaatttatttatataattatttttataaacccctaaatcataaaaatttactTAATGAGcattttataaaagtatCTGAAAATTTAACAAGATTGGCAAGGCCATATTATTTGCAATCTATTTTATCACTAGAacatgatataaatattaaaaaaagtaaaaaacaAGATACAAGTTATGAAGATATtgcattatttattttgaagaattctatattttatgttacTTGGGTTACTTCTAGTGAATATTGGAAAAGATCGATGTTTGTTCAAGACAAGAATCCCTTTAGCATTAACATTGAATCTTATgatgtaaaaaaagaattattttGTCCGGTTGCTTATTCCCACGAATATATAGGTCATATGTTAGTTCAGTTTATGAAATtcccaaaaaataaaaatttccAACTTGATGAAAAATGA
- a CDS encoding SNARE protein, putative codes for MEMKHKKHTYSKRDKINEIEKKCEESLNEILRSANEVSEISKKAELELEHQTEQIKHINKETDNIQERLKQSQYHLEGIKHWWKNINSFLGFQTTDNNENIKIDNPINNEIEKKKNNYEKTLNRAYADRLDEKNITQRKGSFDDKYERDLTTLSSMLDELHTRALVMGNTINEQNIMLNSVNEKMENNIEKIRDQQKLMKEIMKR; via the exons ATGGAGATGAAACATAAGAAGCACACCTATTCTAAAAGAGAt aaaataaacgAAATAGAGAAGAAATGTGAAGAAAGTTTGAATGAAATACTTAGGTCGGCAAATGAAGTTAGCGAAATTTCTAAAAAAGCAGAACTAGAATTGGAGCACCAAACGG agcaaataaaacacataaataaagaaacaGATAACATTCAAGAAAGACTAAAACAAAGTCAATATCATTTAGAAGGAATAAAACATTGgtggaaaaatataaattcgTTCCTAGGATTTCAAACCACTGACAACAAtgaaaatatcaaaatagATAATccaataaataatgaaatcgaaaaaaaaaaaaataattatgagaAAACTCTTAACCGAGCATATGCAGATCGATTggatgaaaaaaacataacACAAA GAAAAGGGTCATTCGATGATAAATATGAACGTGATTTAACTACATTGTCTTCTATG TTGGATGAACTTCACACTAGGGCATTAGTTATGGGGAATACAATAAATGAGCAAAATATAATG CTAAATAGcgtaaatgaaaaaatggaaaataacATCGAGAAAATTCGGGATCAGCAAAAATTGATGAAAGAAATAATGAAAAGATAA
- a CDS encoding TBC domain protein, putative — protein sequence MEYKLEFLSYLLILKKKNEKITKYDNLIKTCINIFERSIIDENDLIYLFEKNILDINPSIRSICWKLALNHLSLNTKTWNHELIEKKKLYEYYVKYFVTDPQKNKNFNTNENIENVDTICNDDNESNDDLLNSELFSQINKDTFRTRPELSFFNLNPQHTINNNINILNSLINIEDYEDENEEVPLLVNISNDGVDKRLGDDSDNIALESEDQICTDICKENLQTISYCLENKENKNLNNINDFSTENETKSNMNQVKEQNSSGFSNVCDIVNPKKHYDILCRILYIYAKLHPYVKYVQGMNEILAPLYYTIFNDPLCNCLLQGESDTFFCFIELMQRQKDVFCEGLDNTDNGINGKLKKFSLLLKFKEYELWAKLYTLKIETQYYAFKWILLLLTQEFDIADTIVLYDQFIINNNENFILYICLVICMKLKSSLLCGNFTVNLKLLQNIPPFDPYDIICEAKKIMKNDYKNKQFITDIYNRYIHEKKKMKPLDSIENSNAYEYQSSIENLSKAGESYINDDIET from the coding sequence ATGGAATATAAGTTAGAGTTTTTGAGCTATTTgcttattttaaaaaaaaaaaatgaaaaaataactaaATACGATAATCTAATTAAAACGTGTATCAACATATTCGAAAGAAGTATAATAGATGAAAAtgatttgatatatttatttgaaaaaaacattttagATATCAATCCTTCTATTCGTTCTATATGTTGGAAATTAGCGTTAAATCATCTTAGTCTAAATACAAAAACATGGAATCACGAActtattgaaaaaaaaaaattgtatgaatattatgtaaaatattttgttaccGACCcgcaaaaaaataaaaattttaatactAATGAAAACATAGAAAATGTAGACACAATTTGTAACGATGATAACGAATCTAATGATGACCTTTTGAATTCTGAATTGTTTAGTCAAATTAACAAAGACACATTTAGAACTAGACCCGAATTAtcttttttcaatttaaaCCCACAACAtacaattaataataatatcaatATTCTCAATAGCttaattaatattgaaGACTATGAGGACGAAAATGAAGAAGTACCATTATTAGTAAATATATCCAATGATGGAGTAGATAAACGTCTGGGTGATGATAGTGATAATATAGCGTTGGAGTCAGAGGATCAAATATGTACTGACATTTGTAAAGAAAATCTCCAAACTATCAGTTATTGTTTAGAaaacaaagaaaataaaaatttgaacAATATAAACGATTTTAGCACTGAAAATGAAACGAAAAGTAACATGAACCAAGTAAAAGAACAAAATTCAAGCGGATTTTCCAATGTTTGTGATATTGTTAATCCTAAAAAGCACTACGATATCTTATGcagaatattatatatatatgctaaGCTTCACCCTTATGTTAAATATGTTCAAGGTATGAATGAAATATTAGCAcctttatattatacaatATTTAATGATCCTTTATGTAATTGTTTATTACAAGGAGAATCtgatacatttttttgttttattgaATTAATGCAAAGACAAAAAGATGTTTTTTGTGAAGGACTAGATAATACAGACAATGGAATAAATGGAAAACTCAAAAAATTTTctcttttattaaaatttaaagaatATGAACTATGGGCGAAATTATATACGCTTAAAATAGAAACACAATATTATGCTTTCAAATGGATACTATTATTACTTACTCAAGAATTTGATATAGCAGATACTATTGTATTGTATGatcaatttattataaataataatgaaaattttattttatatatatgtttagtTATTTgtatgaaattaaaaagttcTCTATTATGTGGAAATTTTACTGTTAACTTAAAGCTACTGCAAAATATACCGCCTTTTGATCCATATGATATAATTTGTGAagctaaaaaaattatgaaaaatgattataaaaataaacaatttattaCAGATATTTATAACAGATATATTcatgaaaagaaaaaaatgaaaccGTTAGATTCTATAGAAAATAGTAATGCATATGAATACCAATCGTCTATTGAAAACTTATCCAAGGCTGGCGAAAGTTATATCAATGATGATATAGAGACATAG